In one window of Erwinia tasmaniensis Et1/99 DNA:
- a CDS encoding anthranilate synthase component 1, whose product MQNVKPTVKLITASAPYREDPAAVFHQLCAARSETLLLESADVDSKCNLKSLLIVDSALRISALDNRVQIAALSANGRALLPLLDAVLPSSVTNRVHPDGRELVFPLNDELQDEDANLRTLSVFDALRLIPTLVQSPQEEREAMLFGGLFAYDLVAGFEKLPELNNQQRCPDYCFYLAETLLVIDHQTQTARLQASLFTSEASEFLRLQSRIKQLHDQMTNPADALPVQKVDSMRLSVSQSDEEYCAVVRQMQEAIRIGEIFQVVPSRRFSLPCPSPLAAYDTLKNSNPSPYMFFMQDRDFSLFGASPESSLKYEAASNQIEIYPIAGTRPRGRHADGSLDRDLDSRIELEMRTDHKEMAEHLMLVDLARNDLARICQPGTRYVADLTKVDRYTFVMHLVSRVVGQLRNDIDVLHAYRACMNMGTLSGAPKVRAMQLIAKAEGTRRGSYGGAVGYFTASGDLDTCIVIRSAYVEDGMATVQAGAGVVLDSNPQAEADESRNKARAVLRAIATAHHCQEIF is encoded by the coding sequence ATGCAAAATGTCAAACCAACAGTGAAGTTGATTACCGCCAGCGCCCCCTATCGTGAAGATCCGGCTGCGGTTTTCCATCAGCTCTGCGCGGCGCGTTCAGAAACGCTGCTGCTGGAGTCTGCCGATGTTGACAGTAAATGCAATCTGAAAAGCCTGCTGATTGTTGACAGTGCGCTGCGCATCAGCGCGCTGGATAATCGCGTGCAGATCGCGGCACTGTCGGCCAACGGTCGAGCGCTGCTGCCCCTGCTGGACGCCGTATTGCCTTCTTCGGTGACCAACCGTGTGCATCCTGACGGCCGTGAGCTGGTCTTCCCCCTCAATGACGAGCTCCAGGATGAAGATGCTAATCTGCGCACCCTGTCAGTGTTTGATGCGCTACGCCTGATCCCCACGCTGGTTCAGTCTCCGCAGGAAGAGCGCGAGGCCATGCTGTTTGGCGGGCTGTTTGCCTACGATCTGGTCGCCGGTTTTGAAAAGCTGCCTGAACTCAACAACCAGCAGCGCTGCCCGGACTACTGCTTCTATCTGGCGGAAACCCTGCTGGTTATCGATCATCAAACGCAGACTGCCCGCCTGCAGGCCAGCCTGTTTACTTCCGAAGCGTCTGAGTTCCTGCGCCTGCAAAGCCGCATAAAACAGCTGCATGACCAGATGACAAATCCCGCAGACGCTTTACCGGTGCAAAAGGTCGACAGCATGCGGCTTAGCGTCAGCCAGAGCGATGAGGAATACTGCGCCGTGGTGCGCCAAATGCAGGAGGCCATCCGCATAGGAGAAATTTTTCAGGTTGTGCCCTCTCGCCGCTTTTCCCTGCCGTGCCCGTCACCGCTGGCCGCTTATGACACGTTGAAAAACAGCAATCCCAGCCCGTATATGTTCTTTATGCAGGATCGTGACTTCAGCCTGTTTGGCGCCTCGCCGGAGAGCTCGCTGAAATACGAAGCCGCCAGCAATCAAATCGAAATCTACCCGATTGCCGGCACGCGCCCGCGTGGACGTCACGCGGACGGCTCGCTTGACCGCGATCTTGACAGCCGTATCGAGCTGGAGATGCGCACAGATCATAAAGAGATGGCCGAACATCTGATGCTAGTCGACCTGGCGCGTAACGATCTGGCGCGTATCTGTCAGCCCGGCACGCGATATGTTGCCGACCTGACCAAAGTCGATCGCTACACCTTCGTGATGCACCTGGTCTCTCGCGTTGTCGGCCAGCTGCGCAACGATATCGACGTACTCCACGCCTATCGCGCCTGTATGAACATGGGCACGCTGAGCGGTGCGCCAAAAGTGCGTGCCATGCAGCTGATTGCCAAAGCCGAAGGCACAAGGCGCGGCAGCTACGGCGGCGCGGTGGGTTACTTCACCGCCAGCGGCGATCTCGACACCTGTATCGTCATCCGCTCTGCGTACGTAGAAGACGGCATGGCAACGGTACAGGCCGGTGCCGGCGTCGTACTGGACTCTAATCCGCAGGCGGAAGCGGATGAAAGCCGCAATAAAGCGCGTGCGGTTCTGCGCGCCATCGCTACCGCTCATCATTGCCAGGAGATTTTCTGA
- the rnm gene encoding RNase RNM — MTAVTTPVSAFPIYDLHSHTRASDGLLTPEQLVLRAVEQRVGVLAITDHDTTDGIIPAREAIARHQLPLRLISGVEISTLWENHEIHIVGLGIDIAHPGMIAFLAGQAGRRLARAQLIAERLEKAHIPGALAGALALAEGGAVTRGHFARFLIAAGKADNMQQVFKNYLARGKTGYVPPQWCTIEQAIDAIHQSGGRAIVAHPGRYGLSAKWLKRLLAHFSELGGDAMEVAQCQQAPNERQQLARYAQDYQLAASQGSDFHQACPWIELGKKLWLPGGVESVWQRFPDITESVCSQESSIRGE, encoded by the coding sequence TTGACAGCCGTTACTACCCCAGTCAGTGCTTTCCCTATCTACGATCTCCATAGCCACACGCGCGCCTCCGATGGTTTACTGACGCCGGAGCAGCTGGTACTGCGCGCCGTAGAGCAGCGCGTGGGGGTGCTGGCGATCACTGACCATGATACGACCGATGGCATTATCCCGGCACGCGAGGCCATTGCGCGCCATCAGCTGCCGCTACGGCTAATAAGCGGTGTTGAAATCTCCACGCTGTGGGAAAACCATGAAATTCATATCGTCGGACTGGGGATCGACATCGCCCATCCGGGGATGATCGCGTTCCTCGCCGGGCAGGCCGGGCGGCGGCTGGCGCGGGCGCAGCTTATCGCCGAACGGCTGGAGAAAGCGCATATCCCGGGGGCGTTGGCCGGGGCGCTGGCGCTGGCTGAAGGGGGCGCCGTGACGCGCGGGCATTTTGCGCGTTTCCTTATTGCAGCGGGCAAAGCCGATAATATGCAGCAGGTATTCAAAAATTATCTCGCGCGTGGCAAAACCGGCTATGTGCCGCCGCAGTGGTGTACCATTGAGCAAGCCATTGATGCTATTCATCAATCCGGCGGAAGGGCGATCGTGGCCCATCCGGGGCGCTACGGCCTGTCTGCCAAATGGCTGAAGCGCCTGCTGGCGCATTTCAGCGAATTGGGTGGCGACGCGATGGAAGTTGCCCAGTGTCAGCAGGCACCCAATGAACGCCAGCAGCTGGCGCGCTACGCCCAGGATTATCAGCTGGCCGCCTCGCAGGGGTCTGACTTCCATCAGGCATGCCCGTGGATTGAGCTGGGCAAAAAATTGTGGCTGCCCGGCGGCGTAGAGTCCGTCTGGCAGCGGTTCCCTGATATTACAGAATCCGTTTGTAGCCAGGAATCTTCGATAAGAGGTGAGTGA